GCGTCAGGCCAGGCCGCGGATCGCCCGGGCAGGCGGGCGCCGGCCCGCGATGGTCCACGCCATGTCGACCACCTGACGCGTCTCCGGCACCTGGTGGACGCGGTAGATCCGGGCACCCGCCTGCGCGCAGATCGCCGTGGCGGCCAGCGTGCCGAGCAGGCGGTCACCCACCCCGCGGTCGAGCGTCTCGCCCACGAAGTCCTTGTTGGAGAGGCTGACGAGCACGGGCCAGCCCGTCGCGACCATCTCGCCCAGCCGGCGGGTCACCTCGAGCGACTGGAACGTGTTCTTCCCGAAGTCGTGGGCGGGGTCGATCACGATCGACTCCCGCGCCACGCCGGCGGCCAGCGCGCGCTCGGCGTACGCCTTGGTGTCGGCGATCGCGGAGGCGACCACGTCGTCGTACGTCAGCCGGTGCGGCCGCGTGCGCGGCGTGACGCCGCCGGTGTGGGTGCAGATGATCGCGGCGTCGTGCTCGGCGGCGGCGTCGACGAGCTCGGGGTCGGCGCCGCCCCAGGCGTCGTTGAGGACGTCGGCGCCCTCGGCGCAGACGGCACGGCCGACGGAGGCGCGCCAGGTGTCGACGGAGATGACGAGGTCGGGGTACGCCGCGCGCACCCGCGCCACGAACGACACCACGCGGCGCCGCTCCTCCGCCTCGTCGATCTCGACGCCCGGCGCGGCCTTGATGCCGCCGATGTCGACGATCTCCGCGCCCTCGTCGACGACCTGCGCCACGCGGTCGAAGGCCTTGTCCTCCGCCCAGGTGGCGCCCTTGTCGTAGAACGAGTCGGGCGTGCGGTTGACGATCGCCATCATCAGCGTGGCGTCGTCGGGGAACGAGTGCCGACCCAGGCGCAACGTCATGCGATCTCCTCCGGTGCCACGACCGTGCGTTGGGGTGGGCGCTCGCCCACGGTCACGGCCCGCAGGTGCGGTACGGCACCGGCCTCGGTGCGCACGAACTGCCGGAGGCCGACCGTGTCGACGCCGGCGACGTCGCCCGTGCGACGCGCCACCGCGGCCAGGAGCTGCGTCGCCATGGCTCCCAGGTCGGCGAGCGCCTGGTGGCGGTGGGAGCGGCGCCCCAGGTCGACCTGGGCGATCGCGTCCGCGCCCCGCGCGCGGAGGGTGTCGACGAGCGCGGCCAGCTCCACGGCGTACCCGGTCGGGACGCTGAGCGAGGCGAACAGCTCGCGACGCACCGCCCACTCGCCGGCCAGCGGCTGCACGAGCCCGGCGAGCTCCGGGAACGCGAGCGCGATCAGCGGGCGGGCGACGAGCTCGGTGACCCGACCCCCGTCGTACGGACCCCCGCCCTCGACGTCGAGCGGCCGCTCGTAGAACCCCTTGACGAGGCCCACCGTCGGGTCGGTGAGGAGCGGGCCGAGGAGGCCGGGCACGAAGTGGGTGTCCCACTCGCGGAGGTCGGCGTCCATGAAGACGAGCACGTCGCCGCGCGTCACGAACAGCGACTTCCATATCGCCTCGCCCTTGCCCGGCGCCCAGCCGAGGTCGGGGCGGATCTCGGCGGCGGCGTGCACCACGGCCCCCGCGTCGGCCGCGGCCCGGGCCGTGCCGTCGGTCGAGTCGGAGTCGATGACGACGATCTCGTCGAGCAGGCGCGCGGTCTCCACCAGCCGCTCCCGCACCCGGGTCACCACGTCGCCGACGGTGGCGGCCTCGTTGCGGGCCGGTACGACGAGGCTGACGGTGGCGCCGGACGCCTCACGCGCGGCGAGGAGGGCGTCGAGCGACCAGTCCTGCCAGTGGTGGGTGCGACGGGCCGACCACGCGGACGTGGCGTCGTCGGGGCGCGGCGCGTTCACCTCGACAGGTTAGAGGTGGGGCGGGAACGGGCTCGGCGGAGGTCGTGCCGGAGCAGGTCCCACGCTGGGGCCGCGTCGCTAGCCTGATCGGCATGAGCACACCGGTGCGGACGGCCCCCGAGCGCGGGCCGGTGCGCGACGCCGCGACTCTGGTCGGCGGGTTCGTCGCAGTCCTGTGGATCCTCGAGGTGGTCGACCTGCTCGTCGGCAACCGCCTCGACCAGTTCGGCGTGCAGCCGCGCACCGACGAGGGCCTCGTCGGCATCGCGACGGCGCCGCTGCTGCACCTCGGCTTCGAGCACCTCGTCTCGAACACGGTCCCGCTGCTGGTGCTCGGGTTCGTCATCGCCCTGTCCGGGATCGGTCAGGCCCTCGCGGTCACCGGGGCGATCTGGGTCATCGGCGGCTTGGGCACCTGGCTGTTCGCCCCGTCCGGCACCAACCACATCGGCGCGTCGGTGCTGGTGTTCGGGTTCATCGTCTACCTGGTGCTCCGCGGCTTCTTCACGCGGCGGCTCGGCCAGATCGCCGTCGGCGTCGTGGTGCTCGTGCTCTACGGCGGTGCCCTGTGGGGCGTGCTCCCGGGCCAGCCGGGCATCTCGTGGCAGGGCCACCTCTTCGGCGCCATCGGCGGAGGGCTCGCGGCGGCGATGCTGACGCCGCGCCGTACGGACACGACAGGAGCGATCGCATGACCGCCTTCTCGGTGACCCACGACGCGACGGCGGTGCTGCCCGTCGAGCGGCAGGCCGTGTGGGACGTGCTGACCGACCCGGCGACCCTCGCCGAGCTGACCCCGATGCTCACCTCCATCGAGGAACGGGGGGAGCACTGGGTGTGGCGGATGGCGAAGGTGCCGGGCCTGAGCCTCGCCGTCGCCCCGGAGTTCACGGAGCGGATGACGTTCAAGGAGCTGGAGCGGATCGAGTTCCGTCACGACCCGCCCGCGGGGCGGGACGAGGACGCGGGGGCGGAGGGCTGGTACGAGCTGCGCGACGCCACCGACGAGGAGCGCGGCACCGCCGAGGTGGCCGCCCACCTCGCCATCAGCCTGACCATCACCGTCGACCTGCCGCTCCCGCGGCTGTCGGCGCCGGCGGTCAAGACCGCCATGAAACGGGTCGTGGCCTCGATGGGCAACGGGTTCGCGGAGAACCTCGACCGGCACCTGGGGATCTGACCCCTGGCTCTCCCCGCCGACACGCGGTCGTGGTGTGAGGCCACCGAGAAGTGACGGCCTCACACCACGCCCGCGACGGGCTGTCGGGTCAGGCGCCCGGGATCCAGTCGAACGTGTCGGGGTTGGGGCCGGTGCGCCCCTCCTCGCCCTTGTCGAGCGCGGTGATCCGGTTGACCTCGTCGGCGGACAGGGTGAAGTCGAAGATGTCCGCGTTCTCCTTCACCCGCTCCGGCGTGACCGACTTCGGGAAGATGATGTCGCCGCGCTCGATGTGCCAGCGGAGCGTCACCTGGGCGGCGGTCTTGCCGTACTTCTCGGCCAGCTCCACGAGCACCGGGTCGTCGAGCACCGCGCCCTGCGCGATCGGCGACCAGGCCTCGACCGCCACGTTCAGACGGCCGGACGCGAGGCGGGCCTCCTCGTTCGTCAGGTAGGGGTGCACCTCGATCTGGTTGATCGCGGGCACGATGCCCGTCTCGTCGACGATGCGCTTCAGGTGCTCCGGGTGGAAGTTGGAGACACCGACGGACGTGGCCTTGCCCTCGGCGGCCAGCTCGGTGAGCGTGCGCCACGTCGAGACGTAGTCGCCGCCGTAGCGCGTCGGGAGCGGCCAGTGGATGAGGAAGAGGTCGACGTGGTCGACGTCGAGCTCACGGAGCGACTGCTCGAGGGCGGCGCGGGCGACGGAGGGCTCGTGCGAGTCGTTGTTGAGCTTCGTCGTGATGTAGACGTCCTCACGGGCCAGGCCGGAGTTGCGCAGCGCGCGGCCGACACCGGCCTCGTTCTGGTACATCTGCGCCGTGTCGATGTGGCGGTAGCCCGCCTCGAACGCGGTCAGCACCGCGCGCTCCGTCTCGTCCGGCGGCACCTGGTAGACGCCGAAGCCGAGCTGGGGGATGGTCGTGCCGTTGTTGAGGCTGACGGTCGGGATCTGTGCGGAAGCCATGGCAGTGACAGTGCCACCGCGTTCAAGATCATTCCGCCCCGTGAGCCGACTCACCCGTCGAGGACGGCGCTGAGGCGCACGGCGTCGATCGAGTGCGCGCGTCCCACCGGCTCGCTCGTGAGCGCTCCCGCGTGCGTCGCGAGACCCTGCGCGAGCGCCGGGTCGGCCACGCAGGCGTCACGCCACCCGCGGGCGGCGACCTCCGCGACGTACGGGAGCGTCACGTTGGTCAGCGCGTAGGTCGAGGTGTGCGGCACGGCGCCCGGCATGTTGGCGACGCAGTAGAACGTCGCGTCGTGCACGCGGTAGGTCGGGTCGGCGTGGGTCGTGGCGCGGGAGTCCTCGAAGCAGCCGCCCTGGTCGATCGAGATGTCGACGAGCACGGCGCCGCTGCGCATGCGGGAGACCGTCTCGTTCGTGACGAGCGTCGGGGCCTTCGCGCCGGGCACGAGCACGGCGCCGATGACGAGGTCCGCCTCGAGCACGGCCTCCTCGAGCGTCAGGGCGTTGGACGCGACCGTCTGCACCCGGTGCCCGAACAGCTGGTCGGCCCGCCGCAGCGCCGCGGGGCTGCGGTCGAAGAGCAGCACGCGCGCGCCCATCCCCAGCGCCACCGTGGTCGCGTTGAGCCCCGCGACGCCCGCGCCCACGACGACGACGTTCGCCGCGTAGGTGCCGGGCACGCCGCCCATGATCACACCGCGACCGCCCAGCACACCGGCCCCGGCGCGCATCAGGTGGTAGGCGCCCGCCTGCGGCGCCAGCCGTCCCGCGACCTCCGACATCGGGGCCAGCAGCGGCAGCCCGCCGTCCGGCCTCTGCACCGTCTCGTAGGCGAGCGCCGTCACCTCGCGCGCCAGCAGCTCCTCGGTGAGCGCCTTGTCCGCCGCGAGGTGCAGGTAGGTGAACAGCACGAGGCCCGGCCGCAGCCGGTGGTACTCCTCCGCCACCGGCTCCTTCACCTTGAGCACCAGCTCCGCCTCCGCCCAGGTGGCGTCGGCCGCCTCGTCCGCCGAGGCCCCGCTGACGATGCGGGCGCCCGCCGCGGCGTACTGCTCGTCCGTCAGCGCGGAGCCCAGCCCGGCGCCGCTCTGCACGAGCACCTCGTGGCCGTGCGCGACCAGCTCGGTGACGCCGGCGGGGGTGAGGGCGACGCGGTACTCGTGGTTCTTGACCTCGGTGGGGACACCGATACGCATGGGGGCTCCTCGGACTCGTGGACGCGCGGTGGCGCGGCAGGACGCGGCCTCGGGGTGTGACGCCGCTCACTCATTGTGACGGCTGCTCACACCGGATTCACAGAGTCCCCTCAACGGACGTTGGGCCGACGGGTGTCAACTTGATGCCATGAACGATCCCCGTCCCTCCGCTCCGCCGCCCCACGAGCCGGAGCGTCCCGCGACCCAGCCGCTCCCCTCGTACGGCGCACCCGGCGCGTTCCCGCCGCCGGGGGAGCAGTACGGACAGGACCCTGCCGGGGCGCACGCCTCCGGCGCTCACCCCGCCGGTGCTCATGACGCCTGGGGCCAGCCCGCGGCGTACCCCCAGCAGCCCCAGCAGCAGCTCCCCCCGCAGGCCGGGTGGGGCCAGGTCCCGCCGGGCGCCCAAGGGCCGTACGGCGCGTACGGCGCGTGGCCGCCCGCTCCGCCGCCGCGCCGCCGGCGGGGAGCCGGCGTGCTCGCCGCGGTCGCCGGCGGCGTCATCGGCGCGGCGCTGACCTGCGCCGTCGCGATCCCGGTCGTCCTCAACAACGCCGACGACGACACCCGGCCGAGCAGCTCGACCTCGGGCGGCGCCGACATCGACGACCTCGTCAACCGCGGGGGCGGCGACACCGACGAGGCGTCCGACCCCGGCGAGGTGTCCGACGCGGGCGTGCTGCTCGTCAACACGGCGCTCCAGGGCGGCGAGGGTGCCGGTACGGCGATGGTCCTCACCTCCGACGGGCTCGCGGTCACCAACTACCACGTGGTCGACAACTCCACGACCGTCGAGGTCGAGGTGGCCGCGACGGGGGAGCAGCACGAGGCGACGGTGCTCGGGTACGACGCGGCCGCCGACGTCGCCGTCCTCCAGATCGACGGCGTGAGCGACCTCGACACCGTGACGCTCGACGACGACGGCGGGGTCGACGTCGGCGACGCCGTCGCCGCGCTCGGCAACGCCGGCGGCCAGGGCTTCCTGTCCGAGGTGCGCGGCGAGGTCACGTCGCTCGACGAGAGCATCACGACGACCGACCAGTACAACGGCAACGAGACCGAGATCAGCGGCCTGATCGAGACCGACGCCGACGTCGTGCCCGGCTACTCCGGCGGGCCCATGTTCGACGCCGAGGGCGAGGTGATCGGCATCAGCACCGCCGCCGCCTCCACCAACGGCCAGGACGGCCCCACGTCCTCCGCCGTGCCCGGTTCGCAGGCCCAGGGCGCGGGGCAGGTCCAGGAGGGCGGCGGCATCAGCTACGCCCGTCCGATCGACGAGGCGCTCGACGTCGTGCAGGCCGTCATCGACGGCGACGAGGGCGACGGCATCGTGGTCGGCACCCCCGCCTACCTGGGCGTCAGCATCGACCCGTCCGGCGGCGAGCCGCTCGTCGCCGCCGCCGAGGCCGACACCCCCGCCGGCCAGGCCGGCCTCGAGGAGGGCGACGTCATCACCGCCATCGGCGACACCCAGGTGTCCACCTTCGACGAGCTCGCGGCCGCCGTCGCGTCCCACGAGCCCGGCGACACCGTCACCATCACCTGGGAGCGCGACGGCCAGGAGATGAGCGGCGAGGCGACCCTCACGGAGTCGCCGCTGAACTGAGCCTCCCCAGGCTCCCGCTGACCCAGGGCGCCGCACGGCCGAGGACCCGAGACCTCGCTGTGCGGCGCTCTGCTGTTGAGCCTCGCTGGGCCCTTGGGCATCGCTCCGTTCGGCCGTGCCCGCGGCGCTCGGGGCTCCTGCCCTTCGGTCGATCCCGACCACGTCTCCTCCGCTGCGCTCCTCCGACGCGGCCGCTCCTCCCTCAGGGCACGAGCGCGCCGCGGGCGGCGGGTTCGGACCAGCGGCGTACCGGTTCGAGTTCTGCGAAACGGACGCGACCTGAGGGGTGGTCTGGATGCATGCGTTCCGCAGAACAGGCCGCGGTGCTTTCTGGCCTCGCTCCGCTCGGCGTGCCCGCGGCGCTCGGGGCTCCTGCCCTTCGGTCGATCCCGACCACGCCTTCCCCGCTGCGCTCCTCCGACGCGGCCGCTCCTCCCTCAGGGCACGAGCGCGCCGCGGGCGTCCGGATGGGGCCGCGGGTTGGCCAAGACTGTGCGGTTGGGGCGGGCTGGATCGCGCAGGGGCTGTCCCAGCCGCACATTTCCCGCGGTGACCTGGTCCGGGCTGCGCTCCTCCGACGCGGCCGCTCCTCCCTCAAGGCACGAGCGCGCCGCGGGCGGCGGGATGGGGGCGCGGGTGGGCCAGGACTGTGCGGTTGGTGCGGGCTGGATCGCGCAGGGGCTGTCCCAGCCGCACACTTCGCGCCGTCGGCGGGAGCGCCACCCGAGACACCCGAGACACCCGAGACCCCCGAGACCCCCGAGACGCCGCGTGGCCCCAGCGCGACGGAAACCGTCGCGCTGGGGCCACGACCCCCGGAGGTCAGTGCCGCGCGTGGGCGCGCTCGAGGCTCTCGCCCTCGACGTCGACGCGGGGCAGGACGCGGTCGAGCCAGCGGGGGAGCCACCAGGCCTTCTCGCCCATGAGGTACATCAGCGCCGGGATCAGCGTCATCCGCACCACGAAGGCGTCGATGAAGACCGCCGTCGCCAGGGCGAAGCCCATCGCCTTGATGAACGACATGTCCATCAGCATGAAGGCCGCGAAGACCGACATCATGATGACGGCGGCGGCCGCCACGACCCGGGCCGAGTTGCGGAAGCCGTCGATGACGGCCGCGACCGAGTCGGCGCCGTGCACGTGGGCCTCGCGGATGCGGGTCACGAGGAACACCTGGTAGTCCATCGCCAGGCCGAACACCACGCCCACCAGGAAGATCGGCATGAAGCTCACGAGGGGCTGGCCCTCGACGAGCCCGAGCGCGCCGTCCTGGAACACGAGCACCGTGATGCCGAGCGTGGCGAGCACCGTCAGCAGGAAGCCGAGGGTGGCGGTGAGCGGCACCAGGATCGAGCGGAACACCAGCACGAGCAGCAGGAACGCCAGGCCGATGACGACCACGAGGTAGATCGGCAGCGCGTCGTTGAGCCGGTCGGAGACGTCCACGGCGACGGCGGTCATGCCGGTGACGCCCAGCTCGGCGCCGGTCGACGACTCGATGTCGCCCTGGGTGTCGCGCAGGTCGGCGAGCAGATCCGTGGTGGCGGCGTCCTCGGCGCTCGACTCGGGCGTGATGAGCACCAGCGCACCGGTCGCGGCCGCGGGGTCGCCCTCCGGGTCGGCGTTGGTCTGCGTGATCTGCGCGTGGGCGACGTCGTCCTGCTCCGACGCCCAGGCGACGACCTCGCCGAAGGCGGCCTGGCGCTCGGCGTCGTCGGCGATGTCCCGGCCGTCGACGACCGCGAGCAGCGGTGCCTGCCGACCGTCACCGAACGCCTCGGCGATGAGGTCGGACGCCTTGCGCTGCGTCGTGTCGCTCGGGCTCGTCGAGTCGCTGGGGAGGGCCAGCTGCAGGTTCTGCACGGGTACGGCGAGGGCGCCGAGCGCGATGACCACGAGCACCACCGCGGCGAGCGGCGAGCGTCCGACGAGCTTGGCCCAGCGCACGCCGTTGTTGACGATGCGGCCGTCCTCGTCGCGCTTCGGGTCGTAGCGCCGCACGGTGCCGCCGAAGGCCTTCGACTTGAGCATGCCGAGCACGGCGGGCAGGAGCGTGAGGGCCACGAGCACGGCGAGGAAGACGCCGCTGGCGGCGGCGAGACCCATCGCCGTGAGGAACGGGATGCGCACGACGGCCAGCGCCGCGAGCGCGATGAGCACGGTCAGGCCGGCGAAGACGACGGCCGAGCCCGCCGTGCCGACGGCGATGCCCATCGCCTCCTCGCGGTCGTCCGTGTGCTGCAGCTCGCTGCGGTAGCGGGCGAGGATGAACAACGCGTAGTCGATGCCGACCGCCAGGCCGATCATCACCGCCAGGATCGGGGTCATGTCGGAGACGTCGGTGAACGCCGTCATGCCGGTGACGCCGAGCGACGTCAGGGCGACGCCCACGATGGCGGTGACGATGGGCAGGCCCGCCGCGACGAGGGAGCCGAAGGTCAGCACGAGCACGACGAGGGCGACCGCGATGCCGATGAGCTCGGAGGCGCCGCTGATCTCCATGACCTGCAGGCCCGGGCCGTTGGCCTCCACCTCGAGCCCGTCGCCGCGGGCGTCGTCGAGGAGCTCCAGGATCGCGTCCTGGCTCTCGGGCTCTATGTCCGTGGGCTCGTCGACGTCGAAGTCGAAGGTGATGAGCCCGACCCGGCCGTCCGCGTCGACGGGCGCGAGGTTGGCGATGTCCTCGGGGCTCGCGCCACCGGCCGCCAACGCCTCCTCCTGGGCCGCGGCCGCGGCCACCGGGTCGAGGATCGGCGCCTGCTCGCTCGAGAGCACCTGCGGGCTGTCGGAGATTTCGGTGACGAGCTGGGTGATGCGCTCGGCGTACGCCGGGTCGCTCAGCTGCTCGCCCTCCGGGACCGCGACGACGACGGTGACCGAGGTGTCGTTGAGGGCGTCCTCGGCGCCGGGGAACAGCTCCTTCTGGAGCTCGCTCGCCCGCTCCGAGGGGATGCCGGGGATCGAGAACGTGCTGCTCGTCGGCTGCTGGATCGCGAGCGCGGTCGCGCCGACGGCGACGAGCGCGACGACC
This Nocardioides alkalitolerans DNA region includes the following protein-coding sequences:
- the folP gene encoding dihydropteroate synthase; this translates as MTLRLGRHSFPDDATLMMAIVNRTPDSFYDKGATWAEDKAFDRVAQVVDEGAEIVDIGGIKAAPGVEIDEAEERRRVVSFVARVRAAYPDLVISVDTWRASVGRAVCAEGADVLNDAWGGADPELVDAAAEHDAAIICTHTGGVTPRTRPHRLTYDDVVASAIADTKAYAERALAAGVARESIVIDPAHDFGKNTFQSLEVTRRLGEMVATGWPVLVSLSNKDFVGETLDRGVGDRLLGTLAATAICAQAGARIYRVHQVPETRQVVDMAWTIAGRRPPARAIRGLA
- a CDS encoding glucosyl-3-phosphoglycerate synthase; its protein translation is MNAPRPDDATSAWSARRTHHWQDWSLDALLAAREASGATVSLVVPARNEAATVGDVVTRVRERLVETARLLDEIVVIDSDSTDGTARAAADAGAVVHAAAEIRPDLGWAPGKGEAIWKSLFVTRGDVLVFMDADLREWDTHFVPGLLGPLLTDPTVGLVKGFYERPLDVEGGGPYDGGRVTELVARPLIALAFPELAGLVQPLAGEWAVRRELFASLSVPTGYAVELAALVDTLRARGADAIAQVDLGRRSHRHQALADLGAMATQLLAAVARRTGDVAGVDTVGLRQFVRTEAGAVPHLRAVTVGERPPQRTVVAPEEIA
- a CDS encoding rhomboid family intramembrane serine protease yields the protein MSTPVRTAPERGPVRDAATLVGGFVAVLWILEVVDLLVGNRLDQFGVQPRTDEGLVGIATAPLLHLGFEHLVSNTVPLLVLGFVIALSGIGQALAVTGAIWVIGGLGTWLFAPSGTNHIGASVLVFGFIVYLVLRGFFTRRLGQIAVGVVVLVLYGGALWGVLPGQPGISWQGHLFGAIGGGLAAAMLTPRRTDTTGAIA
- a CDS encoding SRPBCC family protein, whose product is MTAFSVTHDATAVLPVERQAVWDVLTDPATLAELTPMLTSIEERGEHWVWRMAKVPGLSLAVAPEFTERMTFKELERIEFRHDPPAGRDEDAGAEGWYELRDATDEERGTAEVAAHLAISLTITVDLPLPRLSAPAVKTAMKRVVASMGNGFAENLDRHLGI
- a CDS encoding aldo/keto reductase is translated as MASAQIPTVSLNNGTTIPQLGFGVYQVPPDETERAVLTAFEAGYRHIDTAQMYQNEAGVGRALRNSGLAREDVYITTKLNNDSHEPSVARAALEQSLRELDVDHVDLFLIHWPLPTRYGGDYVSTWRTLTELAAEGKATSVGVSNFHPEHLKRIVDETGIVPAINQIEVHPYLTNEEARLASGRLNVAVEAWSPIAQGAVLDDPVLVELAEKYGKTAAQVTLRWHIERGDIIFPKSVTPERVKENADIFDFTLSADEVNRITALDKGEEGRTGPNPDTFDWIPGA
- the ald gene encoding alanine dehydrogenase, yielding MRIGVPTEVKNHEYRVALTPAGVTELVAHGHEVLVQSGAGLGSALTDEQYAAAGARIVSGASADEAADATWAEAELVLKVKEPVAEEYHRLRPGLVLFTYLHLAADKALTEELLAREVTALAYETVQRPDGGLPLLAPMSEVAGRLAPQAGAYHLMRAGAGVLGGRGVIMGGVPGTYAANVVVVGAGVAGLNATTVALGMGARVLLFDRSPAALRRADQLFGHRVQTVASNALTLEEAVLEADLVIGAVLVPGAKAPTLVTNETVSRMRSGAVLVDISIDQGGCFEDSRATTHADPTYRVHDATFYCVANMPGAVPHTSTYALTNVTLPYVAEVAARGWRDACVADPALAQGLATHAGALTSEPVGRAHSIDAVRLSAVLDG
- a CDS encoding trypsin-like peptidase domain-containing protein, whose product is MNDPRPSAPPPHEPERPATQPLPSYGAPGAFPPPGEQYGQDPAGAHASGAHPAGAHDAWGQPAAYPQQPQQQLPPQAGWGQVPPGAQGPYGAYGAWPPAPPPRRRRGAGVLAAVAGGVIGAALTCAVAIPVVLNNADDDTRPSSSTSGGADIDDLVNRGGGDTDEASDPGEVSDAGVLLVNTALQGGEGAGTAMVLTSDGLAVTNYHVVDNSTTVEVEVAATGEQHEATVLGYDAAADVAVLQIDGVSDLDTVTLDDDGGVDVGDAVAALGNAGGQGFLSEVRGEVTSLDESITTTDQYNGNETEISGLIETDADVVPGYSGGPMFDAEGEVIGISTAAASTNGQDGPTSSAVPGSQAQGAGQVQEGGGISYARPIDEALDVVQAVIDGDEGDGIVVGTPAYLGVSIDPSGGEPLVAAAEADTPAGQAGLEEGDVITAIGDTQVSTFDELAAAVASHEPGDTVTITWERDGQEMSGEATLTESPLN
- a CDS encoding MMPL family transporter, whose protein sequence is MATLLYRLGKTAFRRWPAFIGVWVVALVAVGATALAIQQPTSSTFSIPGIPSERASELQKELFPGAEDALNDTSVTVVVAVPEGEQLSDPAYAERITQLVTEISDSPQVLSSEQAPILDPVAAAAAQEEALAAGGASPEDIANLAPVDADGRVGLITFDFDVDEPTDIEPESQDAILELLDDARGDGLEVEANGPGLQVMEISGASELIGIAVALVVLVLTFGSLVAAGLPIVTAIVGVALTSLGVTGMTAFTDVSDMTPILAVMIGLAVGIDYALFILARYRSELQHTDDREEAMGIAVGTAGSAVVFAGLTVLIALAALAVVRIPFLTAMGLAAASGVFLAVLVALTLLPAVLGMLKSKAFGGTVRRYDPKRDEDGRIVNNGVRWAKLVGRSPLAAVVLVVIALGALAVPVQNLQLALPSDSTSPSDTTQRKASDLIAEAFGDGRQAPLLAVVDGRDIADDAERQAAFGEVVAWASEQDDVAHAQITQTNADPEGDPAAATGALVLITPESSAEDAATTDLLADLRDTQGDIESSTGAELGVTGMTAVAVDVSDRLNDALPIYLVVVIGLAFLLLVLVFRSILVPLTATLGFLLTVLATLGITVLVFQDGALGLVEGQPLVSFMPIFLVGVVFGLAMDYQVFLVTRIREAHVHGADSVAAVIDGFRNSARVVAAAAVIMMSVFAAFMLMDMSFIKAMGFALATAVFIDAFVVRMTLIPALMYLMGEKAWWLPRWLDRVLPRVDVEGESLERAHARH